In the genome of Herpetosiphon gulosus, the window ATCAGATTTTGCCGCCGTTGATTGCGATTTTCGTCAAGCCCAGCCGTGAGCAAGGCCGCCAACGCGATTATGATCTCAACGATGCCTATAGCGAATTTTTCGCCACCGAATTGGTGAGCATGATCGACGAAAAATACAGCACAATCAACGATCCTAAACAACGGGTAGTGGTTGGCGATTCATATGGCGGCTTGATTTCGCTGTATTTGGCCTTACAATATCCTGAGGTATTTGGCGGTGTGGTCAATCAATCGGGCTTTGTTTCACGCCAAAATGGCCGCTTGCTGACGCTCATGTCAATTCAGCCGCCAGTCAATGCGCGGATTGTGACCGTAGTGGGCACATATGAGACATGTATTGGCGGACCAGTCACTGGCGATGAATGTAATTTTCTTGAAGGCAATCGAACCTTGCGCGATATTCTGCTTGGGGCTGGGGTGCAACTCAACTACGCTGAATATCCTCAAGGTCATGCTTGGGCCTTTTGGCGCGACCACATCGATCGAGAGGTTGCATGGGCTTTAGATTGGCAAAAACCCTAAGAGTTTGGTTGGGTTTGTTGATGGTTTTTGTGCCGTTGTTGCTGCCTCAAAGCACAGCGGCACGGATTATTTTAGCCGAAGATCGAGCCTTTGATCAGCTATGGCAAAGCACCGATGGTCAGCGTCGCAACGAGCAATCGTGGCTGTGGGGGCCGCAGCGTTTGTGGCAAACCCAAGAGCGCTATGCCGAAAGTCCGCGTGAGTTGCGTTGGGTGCGCTACTATGCCAAAGCTCGCATGGAAATTAGTGATCCTAAGCTTTCAGCCAAATCGCCGTGGTATATCACCAATGGTTTGTTGGTGGTTGAGTTGGTAACCGGGCGCTTGCAAATTGGCAACGAGGCTTGGCGTAAGCAATGTGCAGATGGTATTTGTGGCTCGGAGCAAGCAGTTGCTGGGGATGCAGTGACGGCCAATCGTGCGCCACGTTACCGTGATTGGGCTGAATTTTTGACTTTGAATGGCTCGACCGGAGCCGATTTGCGTGGTCAGCCCGTAACCAATTGGCTAACTCACGAAGCCGAAGGCGGGCAAGTTTGGTCTGATTCTCGTTTGGCTGAGCGCTACCCCGAAACCAGTGGCAGCCATCGCGACGAAATAACTGGCCAAACTGTGCCAGCCATGATGTGGAATTATGTGCAGACCCAAGCCCGTGACGCATTATATGTGTTTGGACGGCCAATTAGCCCAGCCTTTTGGACCCAAGCATTGGTTGATGGAGTTGAGCGTGAAGTGCTGGTGCAACTGTTTGAGCGCCGCACATTAACCTACACCCCGAGCAATCCGCTTGGTTGGCAAGTTGAGATGGGCAATGTCGGCCAACATGGCTTGGAATGGCGCTATGGCTTGCGGCCATGGGACTATCAACCATTGCATGTGACCATGTTGACCTACCACTACATTTCGGCAAATCCCAATCCGGCTGATCGGTTACGCGAAAGCTTATCGGTAGCGCCAGCCGAATTTAAACGCCAGCTCGAATATTTACAAACCCATAATTTTCATGTGGTAAGTTTGGATCAGGTGTTGGCGGCGCAACGCGGCGAGCAGAGTTTGCCCGAACATCCAGTTGTCATAACGCTTGATGATGGCTATCGCGATTTGTACGAGCAGGCTTTTCCGATTGCTCAAAGCCTGAATCTGCCGATCACTGCTTATATTCCTTCGGCCTTGGTTGGCGAGCCAGCTTATGTCAGTTGGCAGCAATTGCAAGAGCTAAGTCAATCGCCGTTGGTCACAATTGGCTCACATACGCGGGTGCACGCCGATTTAGGTATGCTTGATCGTGAGTCGCAGTGGATTGAAATTGCTCATAGTAAGCGTGAGTTAGAAGCACATTTGGGGATTGCGATTGAGCATTTTTGCTACCCCTATGGTCGCTACAATGCCCTGACCATGGAGCTAGTGCGCGAGGCGGGCTATCGCAGCGCTACGACCACCCGCCAAACCACCGATACTGCCAACGATGATCCCTTGATTTGGAATCGGATCACGATTTCTGGCCAAGATTCATTTGAGGATTTTGTGGCCAAACTCGAAGGTAGCCAAGATTAATTGGCATTGGCTTGGCGCAGCCATTGGCGTGCGGCCTGCTCATCGCTGAAGACTTGCACCGCTTGGCTATTACCGGTTAAGCCAATAATCAAATTGGCAATCACCCGACTTAAGGTTGAATCGACTAACAGCGCTACAATTGTGGCGCTGTTGCGGGTGGCTGGCTGCATATAAAAACGGCGAACCTCACGTGAGATTGGCAAGGCCTCGCGTAGATCAAGCAAGCGTGGCCGCCGAATGCTGCCCGCCAACATATCGACTGCTGCTAGGTTCTCCTCGGCATCTTCAACCGTTTCTTGAATCCCAGGCCGAATTTTGATCACAATGATCCCATCACCCTCAAGGGTGATAATTGAACTACGGGTTGTGTATGAATGTGGTATAAGCACCATGGTCTTTGTTATCACTGACATAGGCTAACCTATTTTACCCTATCCCACCCTAGCATAGCATATTTGCTGCGCCATTTGGGGGAATTTTATGGGTGATTTGGCAAAGCACACCATTTAAAAAATAGCCCGATTGAGGGACATGAATCAACCTTGCTAACAAGCGAATGAATCATTACAGTAAAGCTTTACTGCACTTTTCGCGGTGATGAGGTTTTAGTATGCCATTATTACCATCACAACTCCCCCAATATGCCACGCGCCTGATTGGTCGCACCCGTGCCCGCACGTTGGTGATCGACCTGTTGCTCGATGCTCAAGCGCGGTTGGTGACATTATATGGCCAAAGTGGTGCTGGCAAAACGCGGCTAAGTTTGGAAGTTGCTGAGCAGGTGGGCGAAATTTTTCGTGATGGACGCTATTTTGTGGCGCTCGCTCCTGTTTCGCAAGCTCAGTTTGTATTGCCAACGATTGCCGCAACTTTAGGCGTTGAAGAATCTCAGCATGAAGCAATTTTAGATTCGTTAGTTTTAGCCTTAGCCGATAAGCAAATTCTATTAATTCTTGATAATTTTGAGCAAGTTGCTGGAGCCGCCAGCGAACTGTTGGAGTTGTTGCAACGTGCGCCTGGAGTAACTTGTTTGGTCACAAGCCAACAGGCGCTCGAAGTGGCTGGCGAAACTGCGATTATGGTTCCAGCCTTGCAATATCCTGAGGTTGGCGAAGATTATCAGCTTGAAGATTTAGAGCAACATAGCGCAATCGGCTTATTTGTTGATCGGATGCGCACGCGCCAGCCACGTTTTCGTTTGAGCGCCGATAATGCTGGTGCTTTGGTCGATATTTGTCGCTTGGTGCAGGGTCTGCCCTTGGCGATTGAGTTAATCGCGGCCCATAGTGCTTCGCTGACCCCCCAAGATTTGCTATTTTTCGTGCGCAATCATCTTTCCATGGCGGCTTTGAATCCGAAACAATCGGCGCGGCAAGCGATTATCAAGCCAGTGCTGACTTGGAGTGTGAGTATGCTGCCAGCCGATGCTAAAGATATTTTTGCTCAATTAGGTGTGTTTGCTGGTGGTGCAACCGTCGAAACGATCAAACAAGTTGGCTTAGTTGAAACCATGCCCTTTGAATCGAGCCTGAATGCCTTGATTGATCGCCATTTATTGCAAACTGAACAATTGCCAGGCCAAAAACCCCGTTTTATTATGATTGATGCAGTGCGTGAATATGCCCTAGAGCAATTGCAAAAAACTGGCCGTTTATATTATTTGCAAGAGCGCCATGCTATTTATTATCAAGGTTTGAGCGAAACGGTGCATCAAAATATTCGTGGGGCCGATGGTGCTAAATGGATCGAACAATTACGTGGTGAGATTCATAATATTCGCCAAGCCATGGTTTGGTCGCTTGAAAGCAGCGATGGCTTGATTGCCCAGCGAATTGCTGGTAATTTGTATTTTTATTGGTATCGTACCAGTGCGTATCGCGAGGCCGTGGCATGGCTCGAACAAACCTATCAACATTCGAATCGCAGCGATTTAAGTGCAATTGCCCGAATTGCAACTGGTTTAGGTGGTTTATTAATTAGTTTGATTCGTTTTAGTGAAGCTGAGTATTATTTAATCGAAGCGCGGCGTTTGTGGCAAGAGCTTGGCTTACCGCACGATGAAATTAGCGCAATTGGGAATTTGGCAGTCTTGTATGGCACGCTTGGCCGTTTGCACGATTCGCAATTGGCGTTTGAAGCAGCCTTGGCTTTAGCACGCAAGGTAGGTAATCAACAACGTGAAGTTTTGATGCTGCATAATCTTGGTACGGTGGCCCAAGAACGCAATCAATTAGCTACCGCCCAAGCCTATTTTGAGCAAGCGCTTGCACTCAAACAACAGATTAATCAAACATGGGATATGTTTCTGACCCAAATTAATCTCGGTTTGGTCGCGGTTGATCAAGGGCGTTATGCTGAGGCTGAGCAATGGTTTGAGCAAGCGTTTATCAATGCCTATGCAATCGGCGATCACGATAGTTTGGCTTATATTCGCTATGCAAGAGGGATCGCAGCAGTTGAACAAGCCGATTATGCGCAGGCTGAATTGCACTTTCATGAGTCAGAGCGAGGCTGGCGTGCCGTTGGCAATCCAGAAGGAGTTCAGCGTAGTTGGCTTGAGCAAGTTGCAGTATTAATTACAATAGCTGATTATATTCAAGCTAGCGAATATTTACAAAAGCTTGAGCCAATTGAGGAACTCAGCCAAGAATTACAATTACGTTATACGATTTTAGCAACCCGTTTAGCAATTGCAATCGATGATCAGGTTGCGATGCAAAGCTATGGTCAACGTATGCTGGCAACTGCATTAGCCAGCGAATTACGGCGTTTTGATCTGACGATTTTGCAGCATAGTGCGGCAGTCCTAGTATCAACCCAACCAACACTGGCGGCTCAACTTTTAGCAACCGCCGAGCAGATTCGGGTTGTGCGTGGTTTGCACCAAAGTGTAGCCGAGCAACAATGGCTCGCCCAAACCAATTTGCTCCAGCTTGTACCAACCGCAGCTCTGGATTTAACCACAGCTTTGCAAGCGGCCCAGGCTGAATTGGCTGCAAAATAACTCCTACAATGAGTATTTCAAAC includes:
- a CDS encoding polysaccharide deacetylase family protein; this translates as MGFRLAKTLRVWLGLLMVFVPLLLPQSTAARIILAEDRAFDQLWQSTDGQRRNEQSWLWGPQRLWQTQERYAESPRELRWVRYYAKARMEISDPKLSAKSPWYITNGLLVVELVTGRLQIGNEAWRKQCADGICGSEQAVAGDAVTANRAPRYRDWAEFLTLNGSTGADLRGQPVTNWLTHEAEGGQVWSDSRLAERYPETSGSHRDEITGQTVPAMMWNYVQTQARDALYVFGRPISPAFWTQALVDGVEREVLVQLFERRTLTYTPSNPLGWQVEMGNVGQHGLEWRYGLRPWDYQPLHVTMLTYHYISANPNPADRLRESLSVAPAEFKRQLEYLQTHNFHVVSLDQVLAAQRGEQSLPEHPVVITLDDGYRDLYEQAFPIAQSLNLPITAYIPSALVGEPAYVSWQQLQELSQSPLVTIGSHTRVHADLGMLDRESQWIEIAHSKRELEAHLGIAIEHFCYPYGRYNALTMELVREAGYRSATTTRQTTDTANDDPLIWNRITISGQDSFEDFVAKLEGSQD
- a CDS encoding STAS/SEC14 domain-containing protein, which gives rise to MSVITKTMVLIPHSYTTRSSIITLEGDGIIVIKIRPGIQETVEDAEENLAAVDMLAGSIRRPRLLDLREALPISREVRRFYMQPATRNSATIVALLVDSTLSRVIANLIIGLTGNSQAVQVFSDEQAARQWLRQANAN
- a CDS encoding tetratricopeptide repeat protein → MPLLPSQLPQYATRLIGRTRARTLVIDLLLDAQARLVTLYGQSGAGKTRLSLEVAEQVGEIFRDGRYFVALAPVSQAQFVLPTIAATLGVEESQHEAILDSLVLALADKQILLILDNFEQVAGAASELLELLQRAPGVTCLVTSQQALEVAGETAIMVPALQYPEVGEDYQLEDLEQHSAIGLFVDRMRTRQPRFRLSADNAGALVDICRLVQGLPLAIELIAAHSASLTPQDLLFFVRNHLSMAALNPKQSARQAIIKPVLTWSVSMLPADAKDIFAQLGVFAGGATVETIKQVGLVETMPFESSLNALIDRHLLQTEQLPGQKPRFIMIDAVREYALEQLQKTGRLYYLQERHAIYYQGLSETVHQNIRGADGAKWIEQLRGEIHNIRQAMVWSLESSDGLIAQRIAGNLYFYWYRTSAYREAVAWLEQTYQHSNRSDLSAIARIATGLGGLLISLIRFSEAEYYLIEARRLWQELGLPHDEISAIGNLAVLYGTLGRLHDSQLAFEAALALARKVGNQQREVLMLHNLGTVAQERNQLATAQAYFEQALALKQQINQTWDMFLTQINLGLVAVDQGRYAEAEQWFEQAFINAYAIGDHDSLAYIRYARGIAAVEQADYAQAELHFHESERGWRAVGNPEGVQRSWLEQVAVLITIADYIQASEYLQKLEPIEELSQELQLRYTILATRLAIAIDDQVAMQSYGQRMLATALASELRRFDLTILQHSAAVLVSTQPTLAAQLLATAEQIRVVRGLHQSVAEQQWLAQTNLLQLVPTAALDLTTALQAAQAELAAK